In Palaemon carinicauda isolate YSFRI2023 chromosome 14, ASM3689809v2, whole genome shotgun sequence, the following proteins share a genomic window:
- the LOC137653299 gene encoding glucose-6-phosphate 1-dehydrogenase-like, with product MGSLSESYAFVILGASGDLAKKKIYPTLWLLSRDNSIPKNTFFFGYARSDMTVSQVREKCSPYMKVSAEDEASYEDFWRRNFYVRGSYDNKSDFESLDERIGKVGTPRTNRLFYLALPPSVFEGVTSNLKGCCMAKEGWTRVIIEKPFGKDSESSARLSNHLASLFHEDELYRIDHYLGKEMVQNLMLVR from the coding sequence ATGGGTTCGTTATCTGAATCCTACGCCTTTGTGATCCTCGGTGCCTCTGGGGATCTGGCTAAGAAGAAAATATATCCAACGTTATGGCTTCTGAGCCGTGATAATTCCATACCGAAAAACACTTTCTTCTTCGGATACGCCAGGTCTGACATGACGGTGAGTCAAGTCCGAGAGAAATGCTCGCCTTACATGAAGGTGAGCGCGGAGGACGAGGCGTCCTACGAAGATTTCTGGAGAAGAAACTTCTACGTCAGAGGATCGTACGACAACAAGAGCGACTTCGAATCTCTCGACGAACGCATCGGTAAGGTCGGGACGCCAAGGACAAACCGCCTGTTCTACCTTGCCCTTCCTCCTTCGGTATTCGAGGGCGTGACCTCTAACCTCAAAGGCTGTTGCATGGCAAAGGAAGGGTGGACGAGGGTCATCATCGAGAAGCCCTTTGGAAAGGATTCCGAATCATCGGCCAGGCTGTCCAACCATCTTGCTTCTCTCTTTCACGAAGATGAATTATACAGGATCGATCACTACCTCGGCAAAGAGATGGTTCAAAATCTCATGTTGGTCAGGTGa